atagaaaatagtttaaagttatttacattgaaacttagcattttaattaataaaaattgtaattttacattaaatatatttgggaCCTATTTTAAAACCCTATACTAAGTATTTACCTTGTATTGTGCTATTCTTAAATAGGTGAGTGTATGTGCATTTTGacttaataacattaaatattttgcaataaaacaaaaaatcctttactggttttttaaataggaGAATTGTGTTGCTGATGTTTTCCATATGGCTAAGTTCACTCTTGCATTGTATACACACAGGTTCATTATGCTAATGTTCCTatcacaataaaatacaattgataTTATGCTATAGTAGACATTAGGCATTTAGGTACATACATGTAGGCTAAAATGGGCTTGTAtaggtataaaaaaattattcaaaatatttagatttggaacaatttacatatagatttgactttttttaacttaacatTTAGTTCAAaatcttgtaaaaaaaatttattcagtTAAAGTTATTCAGTTGGAAATGTAATTCTTATGGAATagaatatagataaataaaaagccaTGATTTTATGCCAccttactttatttatacatttaatatactttgtaattattgattatattgAGTCAATGCTTTCTCTTATCCTCCCTACTATCCCTACTTGATTTTGACCGCTCATAGTCATCATACTTTCTTGAGGAAGTCCGACTCCTTTTATCATCAGACCTTCTTTCCCTTGACCTGTCTATTTCTCTTTCACGAGATCGAGACTTGTGCCTTTTACTGGAGTATTCCCGTTTTCGTTCGTATGGTGAGCGAGACCTCCTTTCCCTCTTCTTATGACTTGTATGATATTTTGAGGATAATGGTGGTGTCTTTGGAGACTTTTCATTCTTAGTTTCCCTCTTTGTTTCCTTTGATGTTGATGTTGATGTTGAAGGCTCACTTTTCTTCTCCTCTAACTTTGCTTCTCGTTCCTTCTGTACTTGCATTTGCCTATTAGCTTGATATACCCGTCTAAGAGAATCTACTTTGCTCTCCAACTCTTCAGGATTAACTTTAGTCCTTTTGTATAGTTGTAGGATTCTTACACAAATTTCTCGAATTTCTTCTTCAGTTACTTTGAATAACAAGAACCAATGAGGATTATTTGGGAGTGGTAATCCAATTTTGCGTGCAGTCAAAAAGATGCAAGCACATGCTATAGTTTCTGGGGGAAATCTCATAAAAACATCAGTTCTTAGAGCATCATTCATGTAGTTCCAAGCCATTTGCATAAGTGCTTTATTCTTttcatattgtaataattgcaGATAGACTACAATGAGTTTGTGTGGATGTTTTACATGAACACAGAAACCAAGTTCCTTAAGAATGCGTCGTTCAGCTTTAATTACTTGATTTTTGAGTTCTATGTAGTTAAGGTCTACTATTAGCGGGGAGATTGTTTTCTGAGCTCTTACTTGTTTGATGTGATGAAATACATTGATGACGTCACGGATACGACACGGCTTTTCCTCAACCTTAGATGCTAAATAGATGCTTCCCATTGCAGTTGTTTCCATAGGATATCTTACAAAAGA
The genomic region above belongs to Pieris brassicae chromosome 9, ilPieBrab1.1, whole genome shotgun sequence and contains:
- the LOC123713962 gene encoding cyclin-L1, with the protein product MTTSTTVTTQNQAKNNGTATKLPKNYGKIVLTLHNCLLPETTFKETPSQADGLDIETEIDLRVLGCEMIQTAGILLKLPQVAMATGQMYLQRFYYSKSFVRYPMETTAMGSIYLASKVEEKPCRIRDVINVFHHIKQVRAQKTISPLIVDLNYIELKNQVIKAERRILKELGFCVHVKHPHKLIVVYLQLLQYEKNKALMQMAWNYMNDALRTDVFMRFPPETIACACIFLTARKIGLPLPNNPHWFLLFKVTEEEIREICVRILQLYKRTKVNPEELESKVDSLRRVYQANRQMQVQKEREAKLEEKKSEPSTSTSTSKETKRETKNEKSPKTPPLSSKYHTSHKKRERRSRSPYERKREYSSKRHKSRSREREIDRSRERRSDDKRSRTSSRKYDDYERSKSSRDSREDKRKH